The following coding sequences lie in one Rutidosis leptorrhynchoides isolate AG116_Rl617_1_P2 chromosome 4, CSIRO_AGI_Rlap_v1, whole genome shotgun sequence genomic window:
- the LOC139842591 gene encoding uncharacterized protein: MSWKRKHWIATVMRYLPSNIVILIVNVYAPHQENKKKVVWTQLANIALKWPGPICVLGDFNSVCCPGEILREMIDATSITNFNNFIAIASLIDQPLTNDEFTWEGPLGKFSRIDRVLANHAWVSRCPEAILQTVHSNSLDHKPIVWAKNFPIGDPNHFGSTIYGLTRKVFLEFCEARWTGYEVEGWAAFTLNKKLRLLKSDLRAWNVSQRDNDEFDLNNCLRDIKNLKEYLKTRNLTEQEIAELRS, encoded by the exons ATGTCGTGGAAGAGGAAACATTGGATCGCCACCGTAATGAGGTATCTTCCTTCTAATATTGTTATCCTTATCGTCAATGTTTATGCACCTCATCAAGAAAATAAGAAGAAGGTCGTTTGGACACAATTAGCCAATATTGCCCTTAAATGGCCTGGACCGATATGTGTTCTTGGCGACTTTAATTCGGTTTGTTGCCCGGGTGAAATATTAAGAGAAATGATTGATGCGACAAGTATAACAAACTTTAATAATTTTATTGCTATAGCTTCTTTGATCGACCAACCTTTGACTAACGACGAATTTACTTGGGAGGGCCCCCTTGGGAAATTCTCTCGTATCGATAGGGTGTTGGCTAATCATGCGTGGGTTAGCCGTTGTCCTGAAGCAATTTTACAAACTGTTCACTCCAATAGCCTTGACCATAAACCCATCGTTTGGGCCAAAAACTTTCCAATTGGGGACCCAAACcatttcggttcaacaatttatgGCTTAACAAGAAAGGTTTTTTTAGAATTTTGTGAAGCTAGATGGACAGGGTATGAGGTTGAGGGTTGGGCAGCCTTTACCCTCAACAAAAAATTACGCCTGCTCAAATCCGATTTAAGAGCATGGAATGTTAGCCAAAGAGATAATGATGAATTTGATCTTAACAATTGTTTACGAGATATCAAAAATCTCAAGGAATATCTCAAAACTCGTAATCTTACCGAACAAGAAATTGCC GAATTAAGATcataa